One stretch of Fibrobacter sp. UWH6 DNA includes these proteins:
- a CDS encoding IS30 family transposase translates to MAAGHQQKVIAKLIGISEGGLSKEISRNGGRKKYDPDKADKRAVKLQHKAHIHYEYSDEVWAETEALIKEDLSPEQVVGRRGLEGKKTPSVPTIYRHIKGRDEFKPHLRHGDKKYRERGPAKDGRGSITGQVPIDLRPAIVDEKSRFGDFEIDLINGALHKGNLLTANDRMSMLCILEPLPTKDATALADTLIAAFSPYKRLLHTVTSDNGKEFADHVRIAQKLDVGYYFAHPYHSWERGANENMNGLIRQYLPKGTSFEDLTRDEVKWIEWKLNNRPRT, encoded by the coding sequence TTGGCTGCCGGACATCAACAAAAAGTCATAGCAAAACTAATCGGAATTTCCGAAGGTGGACTCAGCAAGGAGATTTCCAGAAACGGAGGTCGTAAAAAGTACGATCCGGACAAGGCTGACAAGAGGGCCGTAAAGCTCCAGCACAAAGCGCACATTCACTATGAGTATAGCGATGAAGTTTGGGCGGAAACTGAAGCCCTGATAAAGGAGGACTTGTCACCGGAGCAAGTTGTTGGACGCAGGGGGTTGGAGGGTAAGAAAACTCCAAGCGTTCCAACGATATACCGCCATATCAAAGGCAGAGACGAATTCAAGCCACACCTTAGGCATGGGGACAAGAAATATCGAGAGCGGGGTCCTGCAAAGGATGGAAGAGGCTCCATTACGGGACAGGTGCCCATAGACCTGCGTCCGGCGATAGTCGACGAGAAAAGTCGCTTCGGCGATTTTGAAATAGACTTGATCAACGGAGCTCTTCATAAGGGGAACCTGCTCACCGCCAACGACAGAATGTCCATGCTTTGCATCCTGGAGCCTCTACCGACAAAGGATGCAACCGCCCTGGCAGATACTCTGATAGCGGCCTTTTCGCCCTACAAGAGGCTGCTACACACGGTCACTTCCGACAACGGAAAGGAGTTCGCCGATCATGTTCGGATAGCCCAAAAGTTGGATGTCGGTTATTACTTTGCCCACCCTTACCACTCGTGGGAACGAGGTGCAAACGAAAATATGAACGGTCTGATTCGCCAGTACCTGCCAAAGGGAACCTCGTTTGAGGACCTGACGAGAGATGAGGTCAAGTGGATTGAGTGGAAATTGAACAATCGGCCGAGAACCTAG
- a CDS encoding Fic family protein, translating into MKEPFKAEFIESALQKLDKREYFDELIDATSHMGIYLTALKRSIAEESCTRSMLWKENFHSTSMEGTCTSLEESLENKATNETSTSNKDLDNYTNALNSGLSYLIRDGRFSEEMLLEMHRILLSGNVHKTSENTGRYRVKQNYIKDEATKDVSFTPPAPSNVKKLMDNLISYMNNSSPTQRNLVNAALIHAQFETIHPFEDGNGRIGRMIIVLYLFFTHEIDRLYLFLSEAIEKEKYRYYKLLNDIRSNGAWNEWVKFFLDIVNKQSIKYSENIVKIEKLYTRSIQVIDEKCSSKIAKQVFECFFKMPIHTSKSIAKETGLSNTAINRALDKLVEFNLVFSNHQKRNTLYVFYELIDLI; encoded by the coding sequence ATGAAAGAACCTTTTAAAGCTGAGTTTATTGAATCTGCACTACAAAAGCTAGATAAGCGTGAATATTTTGACGAACTTATTGACGCCACGTCCCATATGGGCATTTACCTAACTGCTTTGAAAAGGTCTATCGCCGAAGAATCTTGTACTCGATCCATGCTCTGGAAGGAAAATTTTCATTCAACTAGCATGGAAGGAACTTGCACGAGTCTTGAAGAATCCCTAGAAAACAAGGCGACAAATGAAACGAGCACAAGTAACAAGGATTTAGACAATTACACTAATGCCTTGAATAGCGGCCTCTCTTATTTGATTCGTGATGGACGATTCAGTGAAGAAATGCTTTTGGAAATGCACCGGATTTTACTTAGTGGCAACGTGCACAAAACCTCGGAAAACACTGGTAGGTATCGAGTAAAGCAAAATTATATCAAGGACGAAGCTACAAAGGATGTTTCGTTCACGCCACCAGCACCGTCAAATGTCAAGAAACTGATGGACAATCTCATCAGTTACATGAACAATTCTTCTCCAACGCAGCGGAATCTCGTAAATGCTGCGCTAATCCACGCTCAATTCGAGACGATTCATCCTTTTGAAGATGGCAACGGACGTATTGGCAGAATGATTATAGTCTTGTATCTGTTTTTCACCCACGAAATTGATAGACTGTACCTGTTCTTGAGCGAAGCTATTGAAAAAGAAAAGTATAGATACTACAAGTTGCTAAACGATATTCGTAGCAATGGCGCCTGGAACGAATGGGTGAAGTTCTTTCTGGACATTGTCAATAAGCAAAGTATCAAGTATAGCGAGAACATAGTCAAGATTGAAAAGTTGTACACACGCAGTATTCAAGTGATAGACGAAAAGTGCTCCTCGAAAATTGCAAAGCAGGTTTTTGAGTGCTTTTTCAAGATGCCTATACATACTAGTAAGTCGATTGCAAAAGAAACTGGGCTTTCCAACACAGCCATCAATCGAGCGTTAGATAAACTCGTTGAATTCAACCTTGTGTTCAGCAATCATCAGAAACGTAATACTTTATATGTTTTTTACGAGTTGATAGACTTGATATAG
- a CDS encoding SDR family NAD(P)-dependent oxidoreductase produces the protein MSTKKVVIITGAAQGIGLAGVKKFLKEGWAVAATDIKKKELDEEVAKLVAEGHDVTAYELDVTNYKQGQEVIAEVVKKYGRINALFNDAGITGHRKNILNFDPELIKQAEDVNLWGSLYLIQHVSRVFVEKKIKGAIVNVSSFVASFAEWSPFGYGISKSSVDGLTRTAAFHLGKYGIRVNSVAPGYTKTEMAIKYDYSDPKLRKAAEDKSLLNRWIEPSEIAAAAYFLASDEASAITGVKLPVDAGYTTTKEDNKVSLYGETE, from the coding sequence ATGAGTACAAAGAAAGTTGTCATTATTACTGGTGCTGCACAGGGTATTGGTCTTGCAGGTGTCAAGAAGTTCTTGAAGGAAGGCTGGGCCGTTGCCGCCACCGATATCAAGAAGAAGGAACTTGACGAAGAAGTGGCAAAGCTTGTTGCCGAAGGTCACGACGTTACCGCCTACGAGCTTGACGTGACCAACTACAAGCAGGGTCAGGAAGTCATTGCCGAAGTGGTAAAGAAGTATGGCCGCATTAACGCCCTGTTCAATGACGCCGGCATCACGGGCCACCGCAAGAATATCCTGAACTTTGACCCGGAACTGATCAAGCAGGCCGAAGATGTGAACCTCTGGGGAAGCCTCTACTTGATTCAGCATGTTTCCCGCGTGTTTGTAGAAAAGAAGATTAAGGGTGCCATCGTAAACGTGTCCTCCTTTGTGGCATCCTTTGCAGAATGGTCTCCGTTCGGTTATGGAATTTCCAAGTCCTCTGTTGACGGGCTTACTCGTACCGCAGCCTTCCATTTGGGCAAGTACGGTATTCGCGTGAACTCGGTGGCACCTGGCTATACCAAGACAGAAATGGCCATCAAGTACGACTACTCCGATCCTAAGCTTCGCAAGGCTGCCGAAGACAAGAGCCTTTTGAATCGCTGGATCGAACCTTCCGAAATCGCTGCTGCCGCTTATTTCCTTGCAAGCGACGAAGCCAGCGCCATCACCGGCGTAAAGCTCCCTGTGGATGCGGGTTACACCACCACCAAGGAAGATAACAAGGTAAGCCTTTACGGTGAAACTGAGTAG
- a CDS encoding SDR family NAD(P)-dependent oxidoreductase yields the protein MNEFLNKTVLITGAVGGIGKETAKAFAEEGANLVLVDLNKDALQKAADEINIDSKRIHLVAADVTQEDQVANYVSEAEKAFGKIDVFFNNAGVLKTGYVKDTEIADLKKIWDVNVLGVFLGLKYVIRSMEKTGGGSIIDTGSIDSFGADAGNSLYASSKYAVLAISKCAALEEASKGIRVNTICPGPVNTSMMTTYVEERFPGKKVGDIYDARIPMARVARPRDIANAVLFLASDRSSYMTGTRIVVDGGYKHE from the coding sequence ATGAATGAATTTTTGAACAAAACAGTTTTAATCACTGGCGCAGTCGGCGGAATTGGTAAGGAAACCGCCAAGGCTTTTGCCGAAGAAGGTGCGAACCTTGTTCTTGTGGATTTGAATAAGGATGCGCTCCAGAAAGCCGCTGACGAAATCAACATCGACAGCAAACGTATTCACTTGGTTGCCGCCGACGTAACTCAGGAAGATCAGGTGGCCAACTACGTTTCCGAAGCAGAAAAAGCCTTCGGAAAGATTGATGTGTTCTTCAACAACGCTGGTGTTCTCAAGACCGGCTATGTTAAGGATACGGAAATCGCCGACCTGAAAAAAATCTGGGATGTGAATGTCCTGGGAGTTTTCCTTGGATTAAAATATGTTATCCGCTCCATGGAAAAGACCGGTGGCGGTTCCATCATTGATACTGGCTCCATCGATAGTTTTGGTGCTGATGCCGGCAACTCGTTGTATGCTTCTTCCAAGTATGCTGTTCTTGCGATTTCCAAGTGCGCGGCCCTTGAAGAGGCGTCCAAGGGAATTCGCGTCAACACGATTTGCCCGGGGCCTGTAAATACAAGCATGATGACGACCTATGTAGAAGAGCGGTTCCCTGGAAAGAAGGTGGGGGACATTTACGATGCCCGCATTCCCATGGCCCGCGTAGCCCGCCCTCGTGACATCGCCAATGCGGTGCTATTCCTGGCATCGGATCGCAGCTCCTACATGACCGGCACCCGCATTGTAGTCGATGGCGGCTACAAGCACGAATAA